In Deltaproteobacteria bacterium, the genomic window GTGGCGCCGTGTACCTGTACCGGGCCAAACCGGACGGCCACACCGTAGGACTCGTCGACCTCCTGGGCCTGATCCCGCCCTCGATCACCGCCACGAAGAACCCGGGTTACGATCTGAACAAGTACCAGTGGCTCGCCCGCATGGGGAACGACGCCTACACGCTGTTCGTGTCAGGAAAGTCTCCACACAAGACCCTGGACGATCTCAAGAAGCTCGACCGGCTGACCTGGGGAGTCGAGGGGATCGGCACCGGGCGGTGGCTGCCGTCGTACCTAGCGGCCAAGAACCTGGGGCTGCGCTTCGACATGGTGACCGGTTACCGCGGAACCGGAGACAGCGTGCCCGGCCTGATGCGTGGGGACTTCGTTACCTGGCTGAACCCGAGCGAGCACTCCACGGTCGGGCCGCTGGCGAAAGGCGGCGATCTCCGCTGCGTCGTGCACCTGGCGCCGCAACGTTCCTGGGCCTGTCCGGACACACCCACCTCCAAGGAGTTGGGCCTGGGGTACCTGAGCAGCATCCTGCGGCTTGTGGCCCTGCCCCCCGGAGTCCCTCCCGAGCGGGCGAAGAAGCTGGAGGAGATCGTGGTCAAGGCCATGAATGATCCGGTGTTCACGGACTG contains:
- a CDS encoding tripartite tricarboxylate transporter substrate binding protein, yielding VQFPPGGGYDAMSRALARSLDKYLPKGVRVIVKNVTGAGGRRGAVYLYRAKPDGHTVGLVDLLGLIPPSITATKNPGYDLNKYQWLARMGNDAYTLFVSGKSPHKTLDDLKKLDRLTWGVEGIGTGRWLPSYLAAKNLGLRFDMVTGYRGTGDSVPGLMRGDFVTWLNPSEHSTVGPLAKGGDLRCVVHLAPQRSWACPDTPTSKELGLGYLSSILRLVALPPGVPPERAKKLEEIVVKAMNDPVFTDWAKKSGTPIDPGDAKAAVESANNVISNVEKEADGIRKALKK